The nucleotide window CTTTGactatcaaaatataaaataaatttctcTTGCTTGACCCTTAACTCTTGtagatatttttttattcataagaGTTCTTTATGAGTTTCTATTGTAACTATATACTCGGTTTTAGTAAAATATAAACtaacatatttttataattttgaaggTCAAGATATTACACCTCTCGAAAATGATATCAAGTAACCGAAGATAAACTTTTTATAATTAATATCACTGATCATATCTATATTTGTGTAGCCAACTACCATAAGTTTTTTAATGTCAAAGCACAAACATAATATAGAAATTCCTCTaagatacttaaaaatctatttaACTATTGCCTAGTATTTTTTTATAGGATCAAAGAGAAATCAACTAACATAGCAACTGTATGAGTAATATCCTGACCTTATGCATACCATGGCATAGATCAAACTGTTAATGACTCAAGAATATGGTACTCTGTTTATATCATCTTTATATTTATCACTTATAGGATACTTCTCATAACTTAATTTGAAATGATTTACAAGTGAATAAAAATAAAGTTTTGACTTGCTCATGTTAACTTTGTTAAGAACCTTTTCCATATATCTTTCTTTAGATAACTAAAGTTTAATATTCTTCTTGTGATAAATAATTCTTATACTAAGAGTATGTTTAGCCAGATCCAAATCTTTCATAGCAAAAGTGTTGCTCAATTCTTTTGTTAGATCTATAATTGTTTTTAGTATTATGACCAATAATTAAAATATCATCCATATgtaataagaaaataataaaattatcattaaaaaaatctcaTATGGACTATGAATAGAAGTAGTTATCACACCCatgatttattataaaaaaatcaaatattttatatcgCTATCTTGATGAACTTTAATACTGTACAAACTCTTTTTCGACTTGTACATCAAATTTTGAACTCCTAAGGTTAATAGCATATATTTAACTTTGAATCCTTcgtattgttatatatatatatatatatatatatatatatatatatatatatatatatatataaatataattttcatacTAAGTTgttcaatttttatatttaaattgatAGTTAACCCAATAACAACTCAAATAAAAGACATATGAATACTTATTTGTTTCTATGACGATGTATTTTGAGTTTTTCTAACTTgaatagaataaaaaataataatcttaaGAGTTCTATCACTTGAGTCATGGATGGCATCGcccaattattaaaattatttctgATGATAATGTGGTTATCTAaaaatttttttttccctttctctaTTCCCTTATGCTAAAATTGGATTTCATTTTAGTTAATTCTAGATTAAATCTTTTATATTTATGTCCTCTGGAATACTCATCGAATAGAAAAGGGATAGACTTCTCGTCCCTACAAAACAGATGGTACTGCGGCCTCCAAGTAAGTCCAGTGCGCACGCTGAGCACACATCTCACGTTCGGGAAACACCATTATGCGATCCCCCAATCGATCTTCTCACCTACTCCGACGATACTATCCTTCTAACGCACTCGTTCATCGACTCCTTAACTTGGATGATGATCATATCATTCCATACGAAAACCAGCTTTGTTCTTCCGCCGTTGGTTGGTACGGCTCAGCATTAATTGTTGCGGATGATGAAACGAGGTGGACGCGTTCTGTCCTGCCAACTGTCACTCGACACGCTGGCTCTACGACTGCGCTGTTTGTTGGCGCTGCGGTACGCGTCCGTTGTTCTTGAATGCGATTTGTTAGGTAGGTGGGGTGGGTAGGTGCGGCCGAGGCGACCGGTGTGGGGGGCTAATCCTCACCGTCAATTTGACCCGCCTCTTCATCATCGGACCGTCCCGTTCTCCTGCCACCCCCCCCACTATTAAGCGGCGGCTTCTTTTCTGTTCCGAGTTCAACCCATCGGTTCCGCGGTCGCTCCCCGCCCTCTCCTCCTGCCCTCTGCGCCATGGCGGTGGCTTCCCTTACTCCATCGAAATCCTTATGTCGTTCGCATTCCCCGTCTTCTTCGAGGTCCTCACCGGCGTCGATATCGTCTTCCATCGGGTTCTCGGATGGCCGTCGTGGCTCCTGGGCGCGGATCGTCTCCGGGGGCTTGGATTTGGCAGGAAGGAGTCATGCGCCAGCGGAGATGCTTGTCGGTAGCACTTCCAAGGAGGCATCGTCGGGGATAGATGGAtggaggagcaggaggaggaggaggagaggtggtGTTGGGGCGATCATGTGCAGCGCCGACGGGATCGGGAGTGGGTTGGAGATTGAGCAGCAGCAGGGCCTGGCGGCGGTGGTGATCCCGGAGAGGGCGAAGGTGTTGGCGCTGGTGGCGCTGGTCATGTGCCTCTGCAACGCGGATCGGGTGGTGATGTCGGTCGCGGTGGTCCCCCTCGCCTCCCAGTACGGATGGAGCAGCTCCTTCATGGGAATCGTGCAGGTTCGTTTCCTcggtcctccgcctcctcctccacctccctctcctctctttctttctttcatttcatCCGCCATTCACTTACATAATTCGTTCGTCTGTTTCTGAATTAAAAGCGAAATAGAAATGGCTACGCCAATCCTTTTCGGTTTCGATGATCACAATGTTTCGTATCAAAAGCGTTCTCACCTGCCATGCATTTTGGGTTACAACTTAAGTCACGACCGAGTCGCTATTGGCTGATGTGGCTCATCCATAATGTAATGTTATGGTGAGATCAAACACAGTAAGTCAAAGACCTTGAAGCATAGCTATTGACCCCACGAAGCCCTCTGTGGCTGCATTCATGTGAGAGATGACGCCGCCTGAACAGTTTTCTGGGGAGATTCGTGTGGGCTTTGCCGGGGGCGAAACACGAGGAAATCATACGTTTATTAAAGGCCACTTACGCTTGCATCGTCTTTGAGTTTGACCCTCAATTGCTCCCGATATTTCAAGGAGCTCTTCTGACTTTTCTGATGTCTTTGGCAGTCGTCGTTCTTGTGGGGTTATCCGATCTCTAACATCGCCGGAGGAGCACTTGCGGACAGATACGGGAGCAAGCGAGTGATGGCGTGGGGCGTTGTGTTTTGGTCCATCGCCACCTTCCTCACTCCGTGGGCCGCCAGACACTCCACCGCCATGCTCTTGGCGATTCGCGCTCTTTTCGGCCTCGCAGAAGGCGTCGCCATTCCATCCATGAGCACACACTTGTTCCGGTGAACCACCTCTCTGTTTACGCTGACGGAAGCCAACTCCTTGGCATTGTACTGATTGACATGCTTTTGTTTTTGCTACAGATGGTTCCCGTGCAACGAGCGAGCCAGCGCCGTCGGCATTGCCATGGCTGGTTTTCATCTTGGAAACGTGATGAGCCTTCTTGTGTCGCCGATTATATTGTCAAGCGTTGGGATCAATGGCACTTTCGCCTTCTTCGCATCCCTTGGTTTTGTCTGGCTATCAGCGTGGACTGGGAGAATTCCAAACGATCCTCGCGATAGCCCTGACATCAGCCACTCTGAGCTGCAGTTGATTCGAGCTGGGAAGATCGATTCGAagacggagagtagccaacttccgcCCCTACGCCACTTGTTCTCAAAGCTACCCGCTTTGGCTGTCGTCCTTGCCAACG belongs to Musa acuminata AAA Group cultivar baxijiao chromosome BXJ1-11, Cavendish_Baxijiao_AAA, whole genome shotgun sequence and includes:
- the LOC135597733 gene encoding probable anion transporter 2, chloroplastic — protein: MAVASLTPSKSLCRSHSPSSSRSSPASISSSIGFSDGRRGSWARIVSGGLDLAGRSHAPAEMLVGSTSKEASSGIDGWRSRRRRRRGGVGAIMCSADGIGSGLEIEQQQGLAAVVIPERAKVLALVALVMCLCNADRVVMSVAVVPLASQYGWSSSFMGIVQSSFLWGYPISNIAGGALADRYGSKRVMAWGVVFWSIATFLTPWAARHSTAMLLAIRALFGLAEGVAIPSMSTHLFRWFPCNERASAVGIAMAGFHLGNVMSLLVSPIILSSVGINGTFAFFASLGFVWLSAWTGRIPNDPRDSPDISHSELQLIRAGKIDSKTESSQLPPLRHLFSKLPALAVVLANVANNWGYFVLLSWMPVYFKTVYNVNLKQAAWFSAVPFGVMALSGYLAGASSDLMIKSGSSIIHVRKLMQTIGFIGPAVSLLLLRYAQTPTSAAVLMTMALSFSAFSQAGYFLNIQDIAPKHAGFLLGITNSVGTLAAIISTVGAGLFVQWMGSFQAFLTLTAAIYFVIAVFYNLHATAEQVFF